The segment TAGGTGGACGGCAGTGTCCGCGATCGGCAGGCCTCTCCGTCGATCTTGTCGAAAAGTAGCTGCTGCGAGGACATCCCCACGAATCCCGCCTCGAGCGCCTCGGTGAGCATGGCTTCCATCCGAGCCTGCTCGTGCCGAGTGGGCCGTCGCTCTTTGCGGGTGGCGCGGTCCAAACCCATGACCGCGGTGCGCATATCGGAGTGACCGATGAAGGCGGCCAGGTTGGGGCCCAGCGGTAATGCCTCCAGTGCCTCGACGTACTGGTCGGCGCCGGCCCAGGTCTTGTGGCGATCCACGGTGTCGATCACGAACTCGCGGGGGATGGCCTCGACCCGGCCGAAGAGGTCGCCGGCATCGGTGCCGCCGACGTGCACGGTCGACAGTGAGCACGAGCCGAGCATCACGGTGGTGACACCGTGACGCAGGGACTCCGGCAACGACGGCTGGCCGAGCACCTCGATGTCGTAATGGGTGTGGATGTCGAGCATGCCGGGCAGTACCCACTTCCCGGTGGCATCGAGGATCTGTGGGCAGTCGGTGTCGTCCAGTGGGTCGGCGCTGACCGCGGTGACCCGCCCGTCCCGGACGCCGATATTGCACAGTGCCGACGGTGCGCCGGTGCCATCGAACCAGCGGCCACCGCGGATGATTGTGTCGTAGGTCACCCAGACATCAGAACAGCGCGGTCGAGCGAGTGTCAACGAAAATCGTGAACAGATTCCAAAAGGTGTCTACTGGCGGAGGCGCATAATCGTCAAGTGTGACCCCGTTGCAGCGGTACATCGCCGAAGAGATCGCAACCGACCACGTCGACGGGCTGCTGTCCCGGCGTGAAGCGATGCGCCGTCTCGCGCTGCTGGGAGTTGGCGCGTCCGCGGCGACCGCGTTGATCGCGGCCTGCGGATCGAAGCCCGCCCAGCCGGCTCCGGCGTCGACCGAGACGGCCACCCCGGCGGCGTCGGCTCCGCCGGGCATGGACACCGCGCTGGAGACCACGCCGATTACCTGGGCCGGCCCGCAGGGTGAATTGCAGGGCGCCTGGGCGCAGGCGCCCGAACCCAAGGGCGCCATCCTGGTGATTCACGAGAACAAGGGCCTCAACGACTGGGTGCGTTCGGTCGCGGGCCGGCTCGCCGGAGTCGGCTACTCCAGCCTCGCGATCGACCTGCTCTCCGAGAACGGCGGCACCACCACCTTCGCCGACCCCGCCGAGGCGACCGCCGCGCTGGGCAACCGCGCTCCCGAGGACATGATCGCCGACCTGAAATCGGGGATCGGTGAGGTCTCGGCGCGCACCCCGGGCGTCAAGGTCGCGGCCATCGGCTTCTGCATGGGCGGCGGACTGGTGTGGCGGCTGCTGGCTGCGGGAACTCCCGAACTGGCCGCGGCCTTTCCGTTCTATGGGCCCACCCCGGATGATCCCGACTTCGCCGGGTCGAAAGACGTCGCCGTGCTCGGTTTCTAC is part of the Mycobacterium adipatum genome and harbors:
- a CDS encoding dienelactone hydrolase family protein, producing the protein MTPLQRYIAEEIATDHVDGLLSRREAMRRLALLGVGASAATALIAACGSKPAQPAPASTETATPAASAPPGMDTALETTPITWAGPQGELQGAWAQAPEPKGAILVIHENKGLNDWVRSVAGRLAGVGYSSLAIDLLSENGGTTTFADPAEATAALGNRAPEDMIADLKSGIGEVSARTPGVKVAAIGFCMGGGLVWRLLAAGTPELAAAFPFYGPTPDDPDFAGSKDVAVLGFYGELDQRVNATEPVARAALERAGLVHQLVTEPGANHAFFNDTGERYDAGAAADAWRRTLEWLAVHVG